A single window of Cryptococcus neoformans var. neoformans JEC21 chromosome 3 sequence DNA harbors:
- a CDS encoding 30S ribosomal protein S17, putative: MPYQPNHVFKGIVTKVGAMRKTATVTVERIFEHPKILKEMKRHKKFLVHDEGELARLGDKVSIIHGARTSRHKSFRLQSILSRNTQKFPDDPIPAEIPLPSIKPSKQKKLLEKAALRSSGQVDASGGSGKVIDALKEAELAKGQAARVAEVAGRNVV, from the exons ATGCCTTACCAACCCAATCACGTCTTCAAGGGCATCGTCACAAAAGTCGGAGCCATGAGAAAGACTGCTACTGTCACT GTTGAACGGATATTTGAACACCCCAAGATcttgaaggaaatgaaaagACATAAAAAGTTCCTTGTCCACGATGAAGGAGAGC TTGCCAGATTAGGCGACAAAgtctccatcatccacggCGCCCGTACTTCTAGACATAAATCCTTCCGACTTCAATCAATTCTTTCTCGTAACACTCAGAAGTTCCCCGACGATCCTATACCTGCCGAGATTCCTTTACCCTCCATCAAGCCTAgcaagcagaagaagttgtTGGAAAAGGCCGCCTTACGATCGAGCGGGCAAGTGGATGCTTCGGGCGGGTCAGGAAAGGTCATTGATGCATTGAAAGAGGCGGAATTAGCAAAAGGACAGGCAGCTAGGGTCGCCGAGGTTGCCGGGAGAAATGTGGTGTAG